In Candidatus Neomarinimicrobiota bacterium, one genomic interval encodes:
- a CDS encoding S1/P1 Nuclease, whose protein sequence is MKLRLLLLFLYIMTHQWAYGWGYTAHRLINREAVNLLNFPLGEFFSGHINYISEHAVDPDLWKIDKENHPNESPGHFIDADLFDDHPFKKIPRKWEDVVNKYGEKKLDSWGTAPWRIEEYYYRLVRQFRDGEWIKARLTAAALGHYVSDIHVPFHTCENYNGQLTGNKGVHKR, encoded by the coding sequence TTGAAACTGAGGCTTCTTCTCCTCTTTCTATATATAATGACCCACCAGTGGGCCTACGGGTGGGGCTATACAGCACACAGGCTCATTAACAGGGAAGCTGTTAACCTTCTTAATTTTCCCTTGGGTGAATTTTTCAGCGGCCACATAAATTATATTTCAGAACATGCGGTGGATCCTGATCTGTGGAAGATAGATAAAGAAAATCATCCCAACGAATCTCCCGGCCACTTCATCGATGCTGATCTGTTTGATGACCATCCGTTTAAAAAGATTCCCCGGAAGTGGGAGGATGTTGTTAATAAATACGGAGAAAAAAAACTGGATAGCTGGGGCACGGCGCCATGGAGAATCGAAGAATATTATTACCGACTGGTGAGACAATTTCGTGATGGGGAGTGGATTAAGGCGCGCCTCACAGCCGCCGCTTTAGGGCACTACGTGTCGGATATCCATGTGCCATTTCATACCTGTGAAAACTATAACGGACAACTCACGGGAAATAAGGGTGTTCACAAAAGAT
- a CDS encoding integration host factor subunit beta, whose product MTKADIVDRVSSATGLTKVETETVMNGIMNTITSALENGRRVELRGFGTFGVKKRDPRKARNPGTGETVYLPERYVPTFKPSGLLRKNVNKALTE is encoded by the coding sequence GTGACCAAAGCAGATATTGTAGATAGGGTCTCCAGTGCCACAGGATTGACCAAAGTGGAGACAGAAACAGTTATGAACGGTATCATGAATACCATTACCTCAGCATTGGAAAATGGCAGGCGCGTTGAATTGCGTGGTTTCGGTACTTTTGGAGTCAAAAAGCGGGATCCCCGCAAAGCGCGAAATCCGGGGACGGGAGAAACGGTTTATCTCCCCGAGCGATACGTCCCGACGTTTAAACCGTCCGGTTTGCTTCGGAAAAATGTAAACAAAGCTTTAACGGAGTAA
- a CDS encoding LysM peptidoglycan-binding domain-containing protein: MMYLKQYLKLEEHIILLSILLLTTVLFAQQGSAKSENGSHIDNEDFVNVNGNENRFPLILSDAKSLFSEAIIADHHGDSLEVLYVLDKIVELLMEAEQLGDMSEDDQEEFSRFEETLIHTYQNNFITIDETSASIATASLKEELSRYLDPIEIEINGASFKVIDDREGHMPLVMNSRVERAISFFQTDGRQSFERWLARYPVYESVIKEILDKNELPEELIYHAMVESGLNPRAYSRAHAAGMWQFISSTAKLYGLERTWWVDERRDPIRATDAAAKYLKDLYIEFDDWYLALAAYNAGAGRINRAIRLHQTRDFWSLNSLPKETKNHVPTVLATAIIATDPLEYGFEEPTGSPFNYDQVTVERSADLAVLAKCAGIKLNELREYNPELRQHATPPDESYVLKIPAGKRETFLAAFTSLNDEQRFAPQYMVHVVQRGNNLSWIAKKYGVSINQIASFNKIKNYHRLRIGQKLTIPVSGASSGPVLVAGTPPNTVAYVVRKGDTLGHIAMRYGSSARRIRQLNGLRYGTYILPGQKLKVPVREGNQVTSASKYVKEIYTVRTGDTLSHIADRYRVGMSKLRQWNSIKDNDFIIPGQKIVIYVRQG, encoded by the coding sequence ATGATGTATCTTAAACAATACCTTAAGTTAGAGGAGCATATTATACTTCTCTCCATTCTGCTTCTCACTACTGTGCTTTTTGCTCAACAGGGAAGTGCCAAGTCGGAGAACGGTTCCCATATTGATAATGAAGATTTTGTTAATGTAAACGGAAACGAGAACCGGTTTCCTCTCATACTGTCGGATGCCAAAAGTCTTTTTTCGGAAGCGATCATTGCAGATCATCATGGTGACTCTCTGGAAGTGCTCTATGTGCTCGATAAGATCGTGGAGTTGTTAATGGAAGCGGAACAACTTGGTGATATGTCTGAAGATGATCAAGAGGAGTTCAGCCGTTTCGAAGAAACACTCATACACACTTACCAGAATAACTTCATCACTATTGACGAGACTAGTGCTTCCATTGCCACCGCCAGCCTGAAAGAGGAACTATCCCGCTATCTTGACCCGATAGAGATTGAAATAAACGGTGCATCTTTTAAGGTGATTGATGACCGAGAAGGCCATATGCCCCTGGTGATGAACAGTCGTGTTGAGCGTGCTATTAGCTTTTTCCAGACAGACGGACGACAGAGTTTCGAAAGGTGGTTAGCGCGTTACCCGGTTTATGAATCAGTCATCAAAGAAATCCTTGATAAAAACGAACTTCCTGAAGAGTTGATATACCATGCAATGGTGGAGAGTGGATTAAATCCCAGGGCTTATTCCCGTGCTCATGCTGCGGGAATGTGGCAGTTTATCAGTTCCACGGCCAAGCTTTATGGTCTTGAGCGGACGTGGTGGGTGGATGAGCGCCGGGATCCCATTCGCGCCACCGATGCAGCAGCCAAATATTTAAAAGACCTCTACATTGAATTTGATGACTGGTATCTAGCACTGGCGGCCTACAATGCAGGTGCTGGTAGGATCAATCGCGCCATTCGCCTTCATCAGACGAGAGATTTTTGGAGTCTAAACTCTCTTCCCAAGGAGACAAAAAATCATGTTCCTACAGTACTGGCAACTGCCATTATTGCTACAGATCCATTAGAGTATGGATTCGAAGAACCTACTGGCTCACCTTTCAATTATGATCAGGTAACAGTTGAGAGAAGTGCCGATCTTGCCGTTCTTGCCAAATGTGCTGGTATTAAGCTCAATGAGCTCCGGGAATACAATCCGGAACTGCGCCAACATGCGACCCCACCGGACGAATCTTATGTTCTGAAAATTCCGGCCGGGAAACGGGAAACATTTCTTGCCGCTTTTACCTCTTTAAACGATGAACAGCGGTTTGCTCCTCAATACATGGTTCATGTCGTTCAGCGTGGAAACAACCTCAGCTGGATCGCAAAGAAATATGGTGTTTCCATAAACCAAATTGCATCATTTAATAAAATAAAGAATTATCACCGCCTCCGCATCGGGCAGAAACTGACGATCCCCGTTTCCGGAGCTTCCTCTGGACCGGTACTGGTAGCTGGTACACCGCCTAATACTGTAGCCTATGTAGTACGTAAAGGCGATACTCTTGGTCATATTGCCATGAGATACGGTTCATCGGCAAGGCGGATCCGTCAACTGAATGGCCTGAGGTACGGCACCTATATATTGCCGGGCCAGAAACTGAAAGTACCAGTGAGAGAGGGGAATCAGGTGACCAGTGCTAGCAAATATGTTAAAGAGATATATACAGTGAGAACAGGTGACACTCTCAGTCATATCGCTGATCGGTACCGTGTGGGGATGTCCAAGCTTCGTCAGTGGAACAGTATCAAAGACAATGACTTTATTATACCTGGACAGAAAATTGTGATTTATGTGAGGCAGGGATGA
- the rfaE2 gene encoding D-glycero-beta-D-manno-heptose 1-phosphate adenylyltransferase, with protein sequence MTQLNREETARRATEAHHAGEIVVFTNGCFDLLHKGHVALLEAATREGDLLIVGLNSDDSVRRLKGEGRPVQLQAERAEALLKVEAVDVVTIFSEDTPLKLIENIKPDVLVKGEDYSSEEIVGADIVLSRGGEVVRVPLLDGVCTTQIIKERVGK encoded by the coding sequence ATGACACAGCTTAACCGTGAAGAGACTGCAAGGCGGGCCACTGAGGCCCATCACGCCGGTGAAATTGTTGTCTTTACTAATGGATGTTTTGATCTTTTGCACAAAGGACACGTTGCCCTTCTGGAAGCAGCGACGCGCGAAGGGGATCTTCTTATTGTTGGATTAAACAGCGACGATTCTGTACGCCGCCTTAAAGGAGAGGGGCGGCCTGTTCAACTGCAGGCGGAAAGAGCTGAAGCTCTTCTAAAAGTTGAGGCGGTTGATGTTGTAACAATTTTCAGTGAAGATACACCACTGAAGCTCATTGAAAACATCAAGCCGGATGTACTGGTGAAAGGTGAAGATTACAGTAGCGAAGAAATTGTAGGTGCGGACATTGTCCTTTCGAGAGGTGGCGAAGTTGTGAGAGTGCCCCTTTTAGATGGTGTCTGTACAACCCAAATCATTAAGGAGCGGGTGGGCAAGTAA
- a CDS encoding 1-acyl-sn-glycerol-3-phosphate acyltransferase, giving the protein MVFRRVFFLANSFFWTVFLGTVVIISGLADFRGHFTGWITRVYCKILLASSGVKYKVVGLDRLDRNSHYIFASNHESAFDIPLIFGGLPFHIVSIAKRELIKIPIFGWAMVAARHIIIDRNNRTKARKSLEKAKASLDFNPRSVIIFPEGTRSEDGEIHQFKKGGLAIAIDLGMDVVPLAVCGTRDVLEKRSLALRSGEVELRVGDPIPVVQWKERPKGEFAETVRECVVAMKRDWASERVTPS; this is encoded by the coding sequence ATGGTGTTCCGGCGAGTCTTTTTCCTGGCAAACTCTTTTTTCTGGACAGTTTTCCTCGGTACAGTTGTCATTATTTCGGGTCTCGCTGACTTTAGGGGACATTTTACTGGATGGATTACAAGGGTCTATTGTAAAATTCTGCTGGCATCCAGCGGTGTTAAGTACAAGGTGGTGGGCCTCGACAGGCTGGATCGAAACAGTCACTATATTTTTGCATCAAACCACGAAAGTGCGTTTGATATTCCACTGATTTTTGGTGGCTTGCCGTTTCATATTGTTTCCATCGCCAAAAGGGAGTTGATAAAAATACCTATTTTCGGCTGGGCCATGGTGGCGGCCAGGCACATTATTATTGACCGCAATAACAGGACGAAAGCGAGGAAATCGCTGGAAAAAGCGAAAGCATCGTTGGACTTCAATCCTCGTTCTGTGATCATTTTCCCTGAAGGGACTAGGAGTGAGGATGGTGAAATACATCAGTTCAAAAAAGGGGGGCTTGCCATAGCCATTGACTTGGGGATGGACGTGGTACCGCTAGCTGTTTGTGGTACTAGAGATGTTCTGGAAAAGCGGTCTCTTGCCCTGCGATCTGGCGAGGTGGAACTCCGGGTGGGAGACCCGATTCCGGTTGTCCAATGGAAAGAACGTCCGAAAGGCGAGTTTGCCGAAACTGTGAGGGAGTGTGTGGTGGCCATGAAGCGTGACTGGGCCAGTGAGAGGGTGACACCATCGTAG